In Cherax quadricarinatus isolate ZL_2023a chromosome 19, ASM3850222v1, whole genome shotgun sequence, the following are encoded in one genomic region:
- the LOC138852925 gene encoding uncharacterized protein (The sequence of the model RefSeq protein was modified relative to this genomic sequence to represent the inferred CDS: added 26 bases not found in genome assembly) — protein MTVVAPALRPNSLLPRAPAPWRPMAALGLPAAVQSLLQQLGGTFHTYHPFRRARTESDEDSKIARSPPPLLLLSRNALVASFGLRKLRRLLVWAGAPRAVSRLVSTVGAGECEALGAAPLTDVFAQPFFHRAVTWRVTCCLDRQPYLTTYAATSAIHGYCVPWDCEITRVG, from the coding sequence ATGACGGTGGTGGCCCCAGCGCTGCGTCCCAACTCACTGTTGCCAAGGGCGCCTGCACCATGGCGACCCATGGCTGCGCTGGGGCTGCCTGCGGCCGTGCAGAGCCTTCTGCAACAGCTAGGGGGAACATTCCACACTTACCATCCATTCCGGCGCGCCAGAACTGAAAGTGATGAAGACTCCAAGATAGCTCGAAGCCCACCACCTCTACTGCTACTCAGTCGTAATGCATTAGTAGCTTCTTTTGGGCTGCGGAAACTGCGACGGTTGTTGGTGTGGGCGGGAGCACCGCGGGCGGTGTCCAGACTGGTGTCTACTGTGGGTGCTGGAGAGTGTGAAGCTCTGGGAGCTGCTCCTCTCACTGATGTGTTCGCTCAACCTTTCTTCCACCGAGCAGTGACCTGGCGGGTCACATGCTGCCTCGACCGTCAGCCGTATCTCACTACTTATGCTGCTACCTCCGCTATCCATGGTTACTGCGTCCCCTGGG